The following coding sequences are from one Gadus macrocephalus chromosome 3, ASM3116895v1 window:
- the LOC132453632 gene encoding LOW QUALITY PROTEIN: regulator of G-protein signaling 12-like (The sequence of the model RefSeq protein was modified relative to this genomic sequence to represent the inferred CDS: inserted 2 bases in 2 codons; deleted 2 bases in 2 codons), giving the protein MSCVCVRAPLAPAEFFDLISKAQSHRXDDQRGLLNKKDLQLPDFLRLAPPPPRPPHPSCSTPASRNQGNGGXRAGHRGDPRGSNGRRSGGFSHLLHASHQSQSLDSPLGGGGDGETGEEGGRKGRAGAVAPFPGNLSPIRPSQDPPSQMLEEDALSDLTLVGEGDINSPHLSYVTPSALLPKPRPASVVTATRSSAPRAPTSSTPRRRPPLRYPPRVNSSPPACFRPPVAPDDGVLCRQRGRGLLTRPLRSGRDL; this is encoded by the exons atgtcgtGCGTGTGCGTCCGTGCGCCCCTTGCGCCCGCAGAGTTCTTCGACCTCATATCCAAAGCTCAGAGCCACA GCGACGACCAGCGAGGTCTGCTGAACAAGAAGGACCTGCAGCTGCCCGACTTCCTgcgcctggccccgccccccccacgaCCCCCACAC CCCTCCTGCTCCACCCCGGCCTCCCGTAACCAGGGCAACGGCG GGAGGGCGGGTCACCGCGGCGACCCACGGGGGAGCAACGGACGGCGTTCCGGCGGCTTCAGCCACCTGCTGCACGCCAGCCACCAATCACAGAGCTTGGACTCTccgctgggcggggggggggac ggggagacgggggaggagggggggaggaagggcagGGCCGGCGCCGTGGCGCCGTTCCCCGGCAACCTGTCCCCCATCCGGCCGTCCCaggaccccccctcccagaTGCTGGAGGAGGACGCGCTGTCCGACCTGACTCTGGTGGGGGAGGGCGACATCAACAGCCCCCACCTCTCCTACGTCACCCCCTCGGCGCTGCTGCCCAAACCCCGGCCCGCCTCCGTCGTCACGGCAACAAGAAGCTCCGCCCCTCgcgcccccacctcctccaccccacgaCGGCGGCCCCCCCTCAGGTACCCCCCTCGTGTGAACTCCTCTCCCCCGGCGTGTTTCCGTCCTCCCGTCGCCCCCGACGACGGCGTTCTGTGTCGGCAGAGAGGGCGGGGCCTCCTGACTCGTCCACTTCGTTCAGGTCGAgacctgtga
- the LOC132453600 gene encoding regulator of G-protein signaling 12-like: protein MFWQTETLSKRRAVGGSGLSLSQPLGPGPAPLPAGGRVRAVEVARGRAGYGFTLSGQGPCLLSCILKGSPAEYVGLRSGDHILDVNDINVSKASHEDVVKLIGRCTGVLRLVIAEGERHRRHHHHHHHQRAAANRTPQLPAAYLDSGSSDDEYDRHPGGGANNNGKPGPGPHGGGGGGGGGGWYKPKMDPKQLGINRAERVVAELQSGGIFNMIFENSSHSSSSSDKERAAVTSPPTAAAAAAAAASKPRRPSEPEYPSYRKTSRSRSNPNLLSEEEMVRFLNEDSVFLDPDFHHLSLQDREQRDVEVEEEEEEEEERGADLGLEAGEDILNVGMMVGYLGSIELASTGASLESDSVQAIRGSMRRLRAEQKIHSLVLMKVMHDSVRLCNDRGQVLATYPAEKLAFSACCPDDRRFFGLVTMQATDDEADPRYGHQDDGGLRTSCHVFIVDPDLCHHQAHSGVARRFGFDCTPDPDTGGCLEFPPTSQPLLQFVSVLYRDMGESIEGVRARAFHDPDHDAQQNHSTSSNSDSGIGNFLAEEKSNRVLLVDLGGPASHHWDSPPPPPPPHQAAWSSGQAHPLPPPPPPPPPPPALRNGHYRHHEPQHLADLHHPLPRAATHPHHYPTAKRGGDKRGGGAGGGAGGGLEQQQQRWLPVHVLRDWRQQHLQAGAGSDQESYAESTDGWSSANCSTLPPPMSKIPADRYRAPLAPGDHLPPPPPPPPPPPLAPAAGSQRTPPQAPSARAAAHKDEWARRLFGAGERDRERDKGRDRERERERDRAGGGRERKRGSAKTEEKKAGRFRGLTRGFPPLPQRSGARRSFGRSKRLSLARSLDDLESAAVSDGELNSVELQGCSSDNSLNSNASLPSVQSHRRHSERRVASWAACFERLLLDPVGVRYFSEFLKKEFSEENILFWQACEFFSHVPENDKKQLSQRAREIYNSFLSSKATTPVNIDSQAQLADDILNAPRPDMFKEQQLQIFNLMKFDSYTRFLKSLVYQECMLAEVEGRPLPDPCHIPSSPTSKNSTTGSDRSNLSTPKKDDKKSKSGRSLNEECRDDAGDRKKGMFFSWSRNRSFGKGPKKRDLADLNYSQ from the exons ATGTTCTGGCAAACGGAGACCTTATCCAAGAGGCGTGCAGTCGGTGGGAGTGGCCTCAGCCTCTCCCAGCCCCTGGgcccgggccccgccccccttccgGCGGGGGGGCGGGTCCGGGCGGTGGAGGTGGCCCGCGGCAGGGCGGGGTACGGGTTCACCCTGTCGGGCCAGGGCCCCTGCCTGCTCAGCTGCATCCTGAAGGGCAGCCCGGCCGAGTACGTGGGCCTGCGGTCGGGCGACCACATCCTGGACGTCAACGACATCAACGTGTCCAAGGCGTCGCACGAGGACGTGGTGAAGCTGATTGGCCGATGCACCGGCGTCCTGAGGCTGGTGATCGCGGAGGGCGAGCGCCACAggcggcaccaccaccaccaccaccaccagcgcgcCGCGGCTAACCGCACCCCGCAGCTGCCCGCCGCGTACCTGGACTCGGGTTCGAGCGACGACGAGTACGACCGTCaccccgggggcggagctaatAACAATGGGaagccggggccggggccccacggcggcggcggcggcggcggcggcggcggctggtaCAAGCCCAAGATGGACCCCAAGCAGCTGGGCATCAACCGGGCGGAGCGGGTGGTGGCGGAGCTGCAGTCCGGGGGCATCTTCAACATGATCTTCGAGAACTCCAGCCACTCGTCCAGCAGCTCGGACAAGGAGCGAGCAGCCGTGACCTCGCcgccgaccgccgccgccgccgccgccgccgccgcgtccaAGCCCCGCCGGCCCTCGGAGCCCGAGTACCCGTCGTACCGGAAGACCTCCCGTTCCCGTAGCAACCCCAACCTGCTGTCGGAAGAGGAGATGGTGAGGTTCCTGAACGAGGACTCTGTGTTCCTGGACCCGGACTTCCACCACCTGAGTCTCCAGGACCGCGAGCAGCGCgacgtggaggtggaggaggaggaggaggaggaggaggagaggggggccgACCTGGGGCTGGAGGCCGGCGAGGACATCCTCAACGTGGGCATGATGGTGGGCTACCTGGGCTCCATCGAGCTGGCCTCCACCGGGGCCAGCCTGGAGAGCGACAGCGTCCAGGCCATCCGAGGCAGCATGAGGCGTCTGCGGGCCGAGCAGAAGATCCACTCGCTGGTCCTGATGAAG GTGATGCACGACAGCGTGCGCCTGTGCAACGACCGGGGCCAGGTGCTCGCCACCTACCCCGCCGAGAAGCTGGCGTTCAGCGCCTGCTGTCCCGACGACCGCCGCTTCTTCGGGCTGGTCACCATGCAGGCCACCGACGACGAGGCGGACCCCCGCTACGGCCACCAGGACGACGGGGGGCTGCGGACCTCCTGCCACGTGTTCATCGTGGACCCCGACCTCTGCCACCACCAG GCCCACTCGGGGGTGGCCCGGAGGTTCGGCTTCGACTGCACCCCCGACCCGGACACGGGGGGCTGCCTGGAGTTCCCGCCCACCTCCCAGCCCCTGCTGCAGTTCGTGTCGGTGCTGTACCGGGACATGGGCGAGAGCATCGAGGGGGTGCGGGCGCGGGCCTTCCACGACCCCGACCACGACGCGCAGCAGAaccacagcaccagcagcaaCAGCGACAGCGGCATCGGCAACTTCCTGGCCGAGGAGAAGAGCAACCGGGTGCTGCTGGTGGACCTGGGGGGCCCCGCCAGCCACCACTGGGACagcccgccgccaccgccgccccccCACCAGGCCGCCTGGAGCTCCGGCCAGGCCCACCCCctacccccgcccccacctccgccgccgcccccgcccgcccTGAGGAACGGACACTACCGGCACCACGAGCCGCAGCACTTGGccgacctccaccaccctctcccccgcgcggcaacacacccacaccactaTCCCACAGCCAAGAGGGGCGGGGAcaagagagggggcggggccgggggcggggccgggggagggctggagcagcagcagcagcgctggCTGCCAGTTCACGTGCTGCGGGACTGGAGGCAGCAGCACCTGCAGGCGGGCGCCGGCAGCGATCAGGAGTCCTACGCCGAGTCCACGGACGGCTGGTCCTCGGCCAACTGCAGCACGCTGCCCCCCCCCATGAGCAAGATCCCCGCCGACCGCTACCGGGCCCCGCTGGCCCCCGGGGACcacctgccgccgccgccgccgccgccgccgccgccgccgctggccCCCGCCGCCGGGAGCCAGCggacccccccccaggcccccagcGCCCGCGCGGCCGCGCACAAGGATGAGTGGGCCAGGAGGCTGTTTGGGGCCGGGGAGAGGgaccgggagagagacaaggggagagacagggagagggagagggagagggaccgggccgggggaggcagggagaggaaaCGCGGGAGCGCCAAGACAGAGGAGAAAAAG gCGGGCCGGTTCCGGGGGCTGACCCGGgggttcccccccctcccccagcgctCTGGCGCCCGCCGCTCCTTCGGCCGCTCCAAGAGGCTCAGCCTGGCGCGCTCCCTGGACGACCTGGAG TCCGCCGCAGTCTCGGATGGAG aGCTGAACAGCGTGGAGCTGCAGGGCTGCAGCAGTGACAACAGTCTGAACAGCAACGCCAGCCTGCCGTCGGTGCAGAGCCACCGCCGCCACAGCGAGCGCCGCGTGGCCAGCTGGGCCGCCTGCTTCGAGAGGCTGCTGCTGGACCCCGTGGGGGTCCGCTACTTCTCG GAGTTCCTGAAGAAGGAGTTCAGCGAGGAGAACATCCTGTTCTGGCAGGCCTGCGAGTTCTTCAGCCACGTCCCCGAGAATGACAAGAAGCAG CTGTCGCAGCGCGCCCGGGAGATCTACAACAGCTTCCTGTCCAGCAAGGCCACGACGCCGGTCAACATCGACAGCCAGGCCCAGCTGGCGGACGACATCCTCAACGCACCGCGCCCAGACATGTTCaaggagcagcagctgcag ATCTTCAACCTGATGAAGTTCGACAGCTACACGCGTTTCCTCAAGTCCCTGGTCTACCAGGAGTGCATGCTGGCTGAGGTGGAAGGCCGGCCCCTACCGGACCCCTGTCACATCCCCAGCAGCCCCACCTCCAAGAACAGCACCACTGGCTCGGACCGCTCCAACCTCTCCACGCCCAAGAAG GACGACAAGAAGAGCAAGTCGGGGCGCTCGCTGAACGAGGAGTGCCGCGATGACGCCGGCGACCGCAAGAAGGGCATGTTCTTCTCCTGGTCCCGGAACCGCAGCTTCGGGAAGGGCCCCAAGAAACGGGACCTGGCTGACCTCAACTACAGTCAGTAG